The DNA segment GTCATCAGGGAGTGAGATTGTTATTGGTGCGTCACGGTGAAACTGAATGGAATCGCCAAACTAGGTTTCAGGGACAAATTGACGTTCCCCTCAACGATAACGGTAGACAACAAGCACAAAAAGCCGGGGTGTTTCTGCAAAATGTAGCAATTGACTTTGCTGTAAGTAGTTCTATGCTGCGTCCCAAAGAAACAGCCGAGATTATCTTGCGCCACCATCCAAGTATCAATTTGGAGTTGCAAGACGGTTTAAGAGAAATCAGTCACGGACTTTGGGAAGGAAAACTAGAAGCCGAAATAGAAGAGGAATTTCCTGGTGAATTAGAGCGTTGGCGGACTATACCAGGCCAGGTACAAATGCCGGAAGGTGAGAATTTACAGCAAGTGTGGGAACGTAGCACGGAAGCCTGGCAAAATATTGTGCAAACAGCCTTAGATAATCAACGCCAAACAGGGTTAATCGTGGCTCACGATGCCACAAATAAAACCTTACTGTGTCATATTCTCGGTTTACCCACAGACAATTTCTGGAATTTTCGCCAAGGTAATGGTGCTGTTAGTGTCATTGATTACCCCTCTGGATTAAATGGTGTACCAGTACTGCAAGCCATGAATATTACTACTCATTTGGGTGGTGTATTAGATAAAACCGCAGCTGGAGCATTATAGGCAAAATATATATCACAATAGACAAGCAGTCCCAGCACTGATAGGTTACATGACAACTGAACTTCTGCAACAAGTAAGGGTAATCGACCCGGTTTCGGGTATTGACAATATCACAGATGTGTTAATTGCTGATGGCGTAATTCAAGCCATTGCCCCCAATATTCCTAATACTCGTCCTGATACTCAAATTAGAGATTGTCGAGGATTAGTTCTTGGCCCTGGTTTAGTGGATTTATACAGCCACTCTGGAGAACCAGGATTTGAAGAACGGGAAACGCTGGCATCTTTCTTACAAGCGGCGGCGGCTGGTGGTTTTACCAAAGTCAGTATTTTACCCGATACATCTCCGGCTATTGATAACCCCGCACTGGTGGCACAGTTGCAGAAGAGGGGGCAGGGGGCAGGGGGCAGGGGGCAGGGGGAGAAATCCCCAATCCCCAATCCCCAATACCTAGCACCCCTGCTCTATATCTGGGGTGCTATGACTCTGGATGTGGCTGGGAAGCAGATGACAGAATTGGCTGATTTAGCGGCGGCTGGGGTGGTTGGTTTTACTGATGGGTTGCCTTTAGACAATTTAAGCTTGGTACGGCGCTTGCTGGAATATGTCCAACCCTTGGGGAAACCTGTAGCATTTTGTCCATGCGATCGCCAACTCTCCGCTAATGGTGTGATGCGGGAAGGCGCAGATGCCCTCCGCTTTGGTTTACCTCCCATACCCCCTAGTGCAGAAACAAGCGCGATCGCGGCTTTATTAGAGTTGGTTGCCGCTTCAGGTAATACTCAAGTACACATTATGCGGGTTTCCACCGCCCGCAGCGTGGAACTGATCGCCGCCGCCAAAGCCCAAGGTTTACCCATCACCGCTAGCACCACTTGGCTACATTTGTTACTAGACACCAAAGCGGTTAAAAGTTACAATACCAGCCTGCATTTAGACCCACCATTGGGTAACGCCAGCGATGTCAAAGCCTTGCGTGAAGGAGTCCGCACAGGGGTAATAGATGCGATCGCCATTGATCATGCGCCATACACCTACGAAGAAAAAGTCCAAGCCTTCGCCGAAGCGCCACCAGGGGCGATCGGTTTTGAGTTAGCATTACCCCTACTTTGGCAAAATCTGGTGGAAACTGGAGAATTTACGGCCTTAGAATTATGGCAAGCTTTGAGTACTCGCCCAGCCCAATGTATTCAACAAAAAGTGAGTGCGTTTGCTCCTCATCACCAAGCAGAACTAACTTTATTTGACCCCCAAAAAATCTGGAAAGTCGAGAAGAAAAATCTGTATACACTTTCTAGTAACACATCTTGGTTAGGGCAAGAATTACAAGGGCGAGTCATACAAACTTGGGTGTAAGAATGGGATTTGGATTCAAGATTTTGGTTGAGCAGAGTATCCAATTGTTGACTGTTGCACCAAGACTCGTCCCAGAAGTTTTGCAACAACCGACAATTCGTCATCCTATTGCTGTGAGTTTGGGTGCGATCGCCGGCGCACTCAGTCGCTATTATCTCAGTTTGTGGTTTGCCCAACGCTTCGGCATAACTTTTCCCTACGGCACATTGTTCATTAATATTACTGGCTGTTTAGCTATGGGTTTCTTTTATGCCCTAGCGCTAGAGCGATTATCCCTAATTTCCCCCGAAATCAGATTACTTGTAGCAGTTGGTTTTCTCGGTGCATACACCACATTTTCAACTTATGCCTTAGACACCTTTACCCTTTTAGGCGATCGTAATTTACTAGCAGCAGGGTTTTACTGGGCTGGCAGTAGCATATTAGGAGTGATCAGCATCCAGATAGGGATAATTCTGGGTAGATTATGTCAGTAGTCGTATTGGCAAGGGTATAGGGGTATAGGGGTATAGGGATAAATCTTTCTTTCCCTCACACCCTTATACCCTTACACCCTCACACCCTCCTAACCCATAAGCCCTGATTAAAATCCTAATTTTTCTAACACTGATTTCGTCGAAACAATGTGGCGGTCTAATCCTAATTCTTCAGGACTAACGCCTAAAGCCAAAGCAATTAACTGTGGTAGGTGCAACACTGGCAAACCTAGTTTATGACCGATAACTTTTTCCACCTCTGGTTGACGAGAATCTAAATTGAGATGGCATAAAGGACAAGGGGTAACTAAACAATCTGCACCTGCGGCTAAGGCATCTTGGAGGTGCATCCCCGCCATCTTAAAAGATTCATTAGTGGCATAACTAGACAAAGGCCAACCACAACATTGTGTCCGTCCACGATAATAAATTGGCTCTGCCCCCACTGCCTGGAAAACATTTTCCATCGCCTGTGGATTGTAAGGATCATCGTAAGGCATCAACTTTTGGGCCCGGAGTAGATAACAGCCATAAAAAGCCGCACACTTCAAACCAGATAACTTACGGGTGACACGTTTGGTAATTTCCTCTAAACCATAGTCTGTGACTAAAGCATAAAGCAGGTGTTTCACCTCTGTACTACCCTGATAAGGTGAACAACCTTCTTTGTGTAACAGACCATTCACCTGTTCTATATAAGCAGGGTTACTGGTCTGAGATTCTTGCAAACGCTCATTAACATGACCAATCACACCCTGACAAGTGCTGCAATGAGTTAGTAAAGGTAAATTTAATTCTTCGGCTAGGGCAATATTGCGAGCATTGACTGTATCTTCCAGCAGTTGAGAGTCTTCCTTAAATGTGCCAGAACCACAGCAGGCAGCTTTTTTCAATTCAATTAGTTGAATACCTAAAGCTTGGGTAAGAGCTTGGGTAGACTGATACAGTTCCCGACAAGCACCTTGGGCAACACAACCAGGAAAATAAGCATATTTTAGTGTCTGAGATAGCATAAAAGTAGGTTTATTTTAGGGCAACTGCCCCGATGATAACTTTTCTATCACCCCTCACAGGCCATACTTAAGAGGAATGGTAATTTTTTTTGGACATTTGCCAAAAATTTAGTAAGAATTGGTAAGCAACAGTATTTACAAAATGTAGGCGTAATGACCGACAGTCGGTCAAAGCCCGAAGCACAAAGTCTTATCTGGACTAGCAAAAAAATCGCTCATAGCACGAGCTTATATCAATAGAGCTAAGTAGCAAGAAACAAGGGCTGGGTCAAAACACATACTCAGCACTCAGGACTAAAAACTCAGCACTGCCCACCCTATTCTATATTTGGAACTGGGACGCTATGCGGACGATCGCGCTTTCCGATAAGATGTATATGCTCAAAATGTTGCCCACAAAGCGCGGACAATAGCAACTGGTTAAGGACGTTTATCTATGAGCCAATCAGAAACTTTTGAAAAAGTCAAAAAAATTGTTATCGAACAACTAAGTGTGGAGAACCCTGACACAGTAACTCCAGAAGCTAGTTTTGCCAACGATTTACAGGCTGATTCCCTCGATACAGTAGAACTAGTAATGGCTTTGGAAGAAGAATTTGATATCGAAATTCCCGATGAAGCCGCAGAGAAAATTACCACTGTTCAAGAAGCGGTGGATTACATCAATAACCAAGTTGCCGCATCAGCTTAAGCAGCCATTGGGGATTGGGGACTGGGGACTGGGTATTGGGGACTGGGGACTGGGTATTGGGTGTTGGGAAGTCAAGATTTTTTCTCTTTCTCCTGCCTCCTGCCTCCCTGCGACTGCGCTCAGGGCAAGCCTGCCCTTCGCCTTCTGCCCCTTGCCTCTTCCTCATCCCTAGTCTTTAGTCCCTAATTTTTGCAGCTTTCTCGCCACCTTTAACTGAGTCATGACAGATTATAATCGTAAACGCGTTGTTGTCACGGGTGTTGGCGCGATTACACCTATTGGTAACACAGCCTCTGAATATTGGGAAGGATTGTTAAGCGGACGCAATGGCATTGACTACATCACCCACTTTGATGCGTCTAGCCATGATTGTCGGATTGCTGGTGAAGTGAAAAACTTCGACCCCCATGAGTACTTGGAGCGCAAAGAAGCCAAGCGCATGGATCGGTTTTCCCAATTTGCAGTTGCAGCAGCCAAACAAGCACTTGTGGATTCCCAGTTAGTCATTAATGAACTGAACGCCGAACAAGTGGGGGTTATTATTGGTTCTGGGGTAGGCGGACTCAAGGTCATGGAAGACCAGCAAACCATCTATCTCAACCGGGGGCCTGATCGCTGTAGTCCCTTCATGATTCCCATGATGATCGCCAACATGGCGGCTGGACTGACAGCAATTCACACTGGTGCCAAAG comes from the Nostoc sp. PCC 7120 = FACHB-418 genome and includes:
- the acpP gene encoding acyl carrier protein, which gives rise to MSQSETFEKVKKIVIEQLSVENPDTVTPEASFANDLQADSLDTVELVMALEEEFDIEIPDEAAEKITTVQEAVDYINNQVAASA
- a CDS encoding CoB--CoM heterodisulfide reductase iron-sulfur subunit B family protein; amino-acid sequence: MLSQTLKYAYFPGCVAQGACRELYQSTQALTQALGIQLIELKKAACCGSGTFKEDSQLLEDTVNARNIALAEELNLPLLTHCSTCQGVIGHVNERLQESQTSNPAYIEQVNGLLHKEGCSPYQGSTEVKHLLYALVTDYGLEEITKRVTRKLSGLKCAAFYGCYLLRAQKLMPYDDPYNPQAMENVFQAVGAEPIYYRGRTQCCGWPLSSYATNESFKMAGMHLQDALAAGADCLVTPCPLCHLNLDSRQPEVEKVIGHKLGLPVLHLPQLIALALGVSPEELGLDRHIVSTKSVLEKLGF
- the crcB gene encoding fluoride efflux transporter CrcB — translated: MGFGFKILVEQSIQLLTVAPRLVPEVLQQPTIRHPIAVSLGAIAGALSRYYLSLWFAQRFGITFPYGTLFINITGCLAMGFFYALALERLSLISPEIRLLVAVGFLGAYTTFSTYALDTFTLLGDRNLLAAGFYWAGSSILGVISIQIGIILGRLCQ
- a CDS encoding dihydroorotase, producing the protein MTTELLQQVRVIDPVSGIDNITDVLIADGVIQAIAPNIPNTRPDTQIRDCRGLVLGPGLVDLYSHSGEPGFEERETLASFLQAAAAGGFTKVSILPDTSPAIDNPALVAQLQKRGQGAGGRGQGEKSPIPNPQYLAPLLYIWGAMTLDVAGKQMTELADLAAAGVVGFTDGLPLDNLSLVRRLLEYVQPLGKPVAFCPCDRQLSANGVMREGADALRFGLPPIPPSAETSAIAALLELVAASGNTQVHIMRVSTARSVELIAAAKAQGLPITASTTWLHLLLDTKAVKSYNTSLHLDPPLGNASDVKALREGVRTGVIDAIAIDHAPYTYEEKVQAFAEAPPGAIGFELALPLLWQNLVETGEFTALELWQALSTRPAQCIQQKVSAFAPHHQAELTLFDPQKIWKVEKKNLYTLSSNTSWLGQELQGRVIQTWV